The following coding sequences lie in one Anomalospiza imberbis isolate Cuckoo-Finch-1a 21T00152 chromosome 17, ASM3175350v1, whole genome shotgun sequence genomic window:
- the LOC137484408 gene encoding centrosome-associated protein CEP250-like, with product METRRGAQGLSQQGRSSGAPEALVGDSDSMANSIICTDNPGNILSTLTSTDEQHPFELVREATENWGRMQRHFDQMEERTQRIRSRCQLIDSLLEEISSDCANLEKSREMLLQCTGIPETGALCLHLKNTKQRKEASAQAEQAEQQDRMEVSQEQDSSSCSLEQLGPESSGQGHALAQVCREQELLGQKADLEGRLAAMEWLQQDLSRQLEETRSAKESLESRLSAAQQQISQLETTRNHLEAQVLTVTQAKEVIEGEVKCLQDELEAERSLRRQEREDTAQQLLQAEQQHHKGLRLQGTAQQLEIKKLLQDLASERERHRAEMQETLEQWEKEKAEREQEHKKVLFEMRQKDATLLAQQEELRRFENAKRQVFTAKVLLEEQKEKSALSEALLQTQGELSRAHQQVQQLRQEVKELQEKGQTIKANLQAELQEARSEVQAVQRRHKEELHGLKEEMNLLLEQREALQKQVGELTSQLAASRESRETTVQRAQQEVREAQEESRQKLSEVEHVQKILEEAENLNKELQVHVESLKRERNRWEEVAQQNSELQASVDVLESEKARLIVSLEEKNQRLRTLEKQNLLLNNRVSRLFSALKQAEQLCSEHRRQRQELNTQIQAKLLAEIEQTAHQATQEKQLLETEVSELRVRLQSSEERAEAMAIQCKDVELELRKTQAQRDHLRAHNQELLKQLEQSEQDLWEAAVKHTSRETALEKEACERQEEAVTLRQEVASLQRKLESLQKERMDVLLIVLRSTFFQLNFSNCVLLNKEEKML from the exons ATGGAGACCCGGCGG GGAGCTCAAGGGCTTTCTCAGCAGGGACGTTCCTCCGGAGCCCCTGAG GCGCTGGTAGGCGACAGTGACAGCATGGCCAATTCCATCATCTGCACCGACAATCCTGGGAACATCCTCTCGACTCTGACATCCACTGATGAACAGCATCCTTTTGAATTGGTTCGGGAAGCTACAGAGAACTGGGGGCGCATGCAGCGGCATTTTGATCAAATGGAGGAGAGAACTCAGAGGATCAGAAGCCGCTGCCAGCTGATAGACTCTCTGCTAGAAGAAATCAGTAG TGACTGTGCAAACCTTGAGAAGtccagggaaatgctgctgcaatgCACTGGAATCCCGGAGACAGGAGCCTTGTGTCTGCATCTGAAGAACACCAAGCAGCGGAAGGAAGCATCAGCCCAGGCCgaacaggcagagcagcaggacaggatggAG gtttcccaggagcaagattcatcgagctgctctctggagcagctgggcccggaatcctctggccaagggcacgcactggcccaggtgtgccgagagcaggagctgctgggccagaagGCTGACCTTGAGGGCCGACTGGCAGCCATGGAGTGGCTCCAACAAgacctttccaggcagctggaggagaccag GTcagcaaaggagagcctggaatccaggctgagtgctgctcagcagcagatatCTCAGCTGGAGACCACCAGGAACCATCTGGAGGCTCAAGTGCTCACAGTCACACAGGCCAAGGAGGTGATAGAAG GAGAAGTGAAGTGCCTGCAAGAtgagctggaagcagagagatCTCTCAGGAGGCAGGAACGGGAAGACACAGCtcaacagctcctgcaggcagagcagcagcatcacaaagGCCTCAGGCTTCAGGGAACTGCTCAGcaactggaaataaagaagctcctgcaagacctg gcAAGTGAGCGCGAAAGGCACCGTGCAGAGATGCAGGAGACGCTGGAGcaatgggaaaaagagaaggcagagagagagcaggagcacaagAAGGTGCTGTTTGAGATGAGGCAGAAAGATGCCACCCTGCTGGCCCAACAAGAAGAACTAAGGAGATTTGAAAATGCCAAGCGACAG GTGTTCACAGCCAAA gtgctgctggaagagcagaaggagaagagtgCTTTATCAGAGGCACTGCTCCAGACTCAGGGAGAGCTCAGCCGAGCCCACCAGCAggtccagcagctcaggcaggaggtGAAAGAGCTGCAAGAGAAGGGGCAG ACCATCAAGGCAAATCtgcaagctgagctgcaggaagctcGCAGTGAAGTCCAGGCAGTGCAGAGGAGGCACAAGGAAGAGCTACACGGcctcaaagaggaaatgaatctgctccttgagcagagggaggctctacaaaagcag gtgggagagttgacatctcagctggcagcctcccgAGAGTCCCGGGAAACGActgtccagagagcccagcaagaggtgagggaggcccaggaagagtccAGGCAGAAGCTGTCGGAGGTTGAACACGTCCAGAAGAtcctggaggaggcagaaaatctgaacaagGAGCTGCAAGTGCATGTGGAGTCCttgaagagggaaaggaatcgctgggaagaagtggctcagcaaaattcagaattgcagGCTTCGGTGGATGTCCTAGAGAGTGAAAAAGCCAG GCTGATAGTGTCTCTGGAGGAGAAGAACCAGCGCCTCAGaactctggaaaaacagaaccTGCTGCTGAACAATCGCGTATCTCGGTTATTTTCTGCTCTtaagcaggcagagcagctctgttctGAGCATAGAAGACAAAGGCAGGAGCTCAACACCCAG ATCCAGGCCAAGCTGCTGGCAGAGATAGAGCAGACAGCTCACCAGGCAActcaagagaagcagctgctggaaactgaggtgtctgagctgcgtgtgaggctccagagctctgaggaaagagcagaggccaTGGCCATACAGTGTAAGGAcgtggagctggagctgaggaagaCACAGGCTCAGAGGGACCATCTCAGAGCCCacaatcaggagctgctgaaacagctggagcaaagtgagcaag atttgTGGGAGGCAGCAGTCAAGCACACCTCTCGAGAAACTGCCCTGGAGAAAGAGGCCtgtgaaaggcaggaagaggctgtgactcTTCGTCaggaggtggcatctctgcagaggaaattggagagcctgcagaaggaaaggatggaTGTGCTG TTAATAGTTCTAAGGAGCACCTTTTTCCAgttaaacttctccaactgcgttcttctgaataaggaggagaagatgttgtAG